From a single Paenibacillus sp. FSL W8-0426 genomic region:
- a CDS encoding LCP family protein, with protein MTRKTKRTIWISLAAFILLVGGAAAFYFGSILNQLNGLQKEGDESPFAGIENVEKVNTPDPPKWEGTDTVNILVMGVDARGLKKGEVPRSDSMMVVSLDPLTKKINLFSILRDTYVNIEGYGKERINTAITHGPNVAMNAVSDLLGIPVQYYVYTDFQGFIKLVDAVGGVDFDVEKDMHYTSKADNNEYDIDLKKGYQHLDGETALMYVRFRHDAMSDFARSERQREFLKAVAAKMQSTTTIAKLPSILEEVSPYVDTNLTLSDMWKLGGLGYQSSMNGSEQVPPMDLLKEERTPGGAQVLTVTSEEKLKQHVQDIIHPPVEQNDSQDAANDKTASGDDQDTGQPAQ; from the coding sequence ATGACCAGAAAGACGAAGAGAACCATATGGATTTCTCTTGCCGCCTTCATCCTGCTTGTTGGCGGAGCGGCGGCATTTTATTTCGGTTCTATTCTGAATCAATTGAATGGCTTGCAAAAGGAAGGCGACGAATCTCCGTTTGCCGGCATTGAAAATGTCGAAAAAGTAAATACGCCGGATCCGCCAAAATGGGAGGGTACGGATACCGTAAATATTCTCGTGATGGGCGTTGATGCGCGCGGACTAAAGAAAGGCGAAGTCCCCCGTTCCGACAGCATGATGGTTGTATCGCTTGACCCGCTTACGAAAAAGATCAATCTCTTTTCCATTTTGCGGGACACCTATGTAAATATTGAGGGGTACGGCAAAGAGCGAATCAATACCGCCATCACCCATGGTCCGAATGTGGCCATGAACGCGGTCAGCGACCTACTGGGCATCCCTGTCCAATATTATGTGTATACGGATTTCCAAGGATTCATCAAACTGGTGGATGCGGTTGGAGGCGTCGATTTCGATGTCGAGAAGGACATGCACTATACGAGTAAAGCCGACAACAACGAATATGATATCGACCTGAAGAAGGGCTATCAGCACCTGGACGGCGAAACGGCCCTGATGTATGTGCGTTTCCGTCATGACGCCATGTCCGACTTTGCGCGTTCGGAGCGCCAACGCGAATTTCTGAAAGCCGTTGCGGCGAAAATGCAATCGACCACAACGATTGCCAAGCTGCCTAGCATTTTGGAGGAGGTCAGCCCTTACGTCGATACGAACCTGACTCTTTCCGACATGTGGAAGCTCGGCGGACTCGGGTACCAGAGCAGCATGAACGGCAGCGAGCAAGTTCCGCCCATGGACTTGCTGAAAGAAGAGCGCACGCCAGGCGGCGCCCAGGTTCTGACCGTAACGAGCGAAGAGAAATTGAAGCAGCATGTGCAGGATATCATCCATCCGCCTGTGGAGCAGAACGACAGCCAGGATGCGGCCAATGACAAGACGGCCAGCGGTGATGATCAGGATACCGGGCAGCCTGCACAATAA
- the bcp gene encoding thioredoxin-dependent thiol peroxidase, with the protein MTVTEGMQVPDFELPSSSGERVKLSDYRGQRVLLYFYPKDLTSACSQQACDFRDRHEEFQGMNTVILGISTDPMKQHDKFIAKYGLPFVLLSDEEHSVAEQFGVWQLKKMYGREYMGIVRSTFLIDEEGKLLKQWSKVRVKGHIEEALEAVKAL; encoded by the coding sequence ATGACAGTAACGGAAGGCATGCAGGTTCCCGATTTCGAGCTGCCGTCCAGCTCGGGCGAACGTGTGAAGTTATCCGATTATCGCGGACAACGCGTGCTGCTCTATTTTTATCCCAAGGACTTAACCTCTGCCTGCTCGCAGCAGGCCTGCGATTTTCGCGATCGACATGAGGAATTCCAGGGGATGAACACGGTGATTCTGGGCATCAGCACAGATCCGATGAAACAGCATGACAAATTCATCGCCAAATATGGGCTTCCATTTGTCCTGTTGTCGGATGAGGAGCACAGCGTGGCCGAACAATTCGGAGTGTGGCAGCTTAAAAAGATGTACGGCCGGGAGTACATGGGCATCGTCCGTTCTACTTTTCTGATTGACGAAGAGGGGAAGCTGTTGAAGCAATGGTCCAAGGTGCGCGTTAAAGGGCATATCGAAGAGGCGCTCGAGGCGGTAAAGGCGCTGTAG
- a CDS encoding ABC-2 family transporter protein gives MYYLGLVWEYLKNYMKTRLTYRADFWVEIISDLLFQATNLIFIFVVFRHTDNLGGWSESEVLFVYGYFMVPYGIFSCFINMWGFSERYIVKGEMDRILTRPTHNLFQILLENVDPPALVGSFIGLVIMVLSGAEMGLVLEWWHIPALAILAISSVLIYAGIYTALTSLSFYSDAPTGILPLMYNIQGYGRYPVTIYNRAIQVLLTWIIPFAFVGIYPAALFLDRAEMHRMALLTPVMGIVFGAIGLTLWNFGVKRYRGAGS, from the coding sequence ATGTACTATTTGGGACTTGTATGGGAATATTTGAAAAATTACATGAAAACAAGGCTGACTTATCGGGCCGACTTCTGGGTTGAAATCATATCCGATCTGCTCTTTCAGGCCACGAACCTGATTTTTATCTTTGTGGTGTTCCGACACACCGATAATCTTGGCGGCTGGAGCGAAAGCGAGGTCCTGTTCGTCTACGGTTATTTCATGGTGCCTTACGGCATTTTCAGCTGTTTCATCAACATGTGGGGGTTCAGCGAGCGTTATATCGTCAAGGGCGAGATGGACCGCATTTTGACCAGGCCGACTCACAATTTGTTTCAAATCCTGCTGGAGAACGTGGACCCGCCCGCACTGGTGGGATCGTTCATCGGACTTGTCATCATGGTTCTCAGCGGAGCCGAAATGGGACTGGTGCTGGAGTGGTGGCATATTCCGGCGCTTGCCATCCTCGCGATCAGCTCGGTGCTGATCTATGCCGGGATTTATACGGCTCTGACGTCGCTGTCCTTTTATTCGGATGCGCCTACGGGCATTTTGCCATTGATGTACAACATTCAGGGATACGGGCGTTATCCCGTAACCATCTACAATCGCGCCATTCAGGTGCTGCTCACCTGGATCATTCCATTTGCGTTCGTGGGCATTTATCCGGCGGCCTTGTTCCTGGACCGGGCCGAAATGCATCGGATGGCCTTGCTTACGCCTGTCATGGGAATCGTTTTTGGGGCCATCGGACTGACATTATGGAATTTTGGCGTGAAACGATATCGCGGCGCAGGTTCGTAA
- a CDS encoding ATP-binding cassette domain-containing protein, producing MLAIDVKDLRKSFSVQKSRGGLKGAFQDLFARQYQEVLAVNDISFQIPQGEICGYIGENGAGKSTTIKMLTGILMPTSGHISVGGYVPYQEREKFVQNIGVVFGQRSQLWWDIGVIESFHLLRKVYKVGEADFRKRLDELVERLQLQELLNRPVRKLSLGQRMRCELVAALLHNPGIVFLDEPTIGLDIVVKSEIREFLKDMNREHGTTILLTTHDLQDIEALCSRVIMLDAGNIIYDGGLDHLKSQWGTEREIRFKFGKAYPLSRMQEWTAELPVRWTAENELSASVWIPLELNVSDVLARVVGQADITDIQIIETNTDEIVRSIYQSGSADRPEIAGAENEAAGVS from the coding sequence ATGCTGGCGATTGATGTCAAAGATTTGCGCAAGTCATTCAGCGTGCAGAAGAGCCGCGGCGGGCTCAAGGGCGCGTTTCAGGATCTGTTTGCACGTCAATACCAGGAAGTGTTGGCTGTAAACGATATCTCGTTTCAAATTCCGCAGGGCGAAATCTGCGGTTATATCGGAGAGAACGGTGCCGGGAAATCAACGACGATCAAAATGTTGACCGGCATTTTGATGCCTACTTCGGGACACATCTCGGTGGGCGGATACGTTCCCTATCAGGAACGCGAAAAATTCGTGCAGAACATCGGCGTTGTGTTCGGACAGCGAAGCCAGTTGTGGTGGGATATCGGGGTCATCGAGTCGTTCCATCTGCTGCGGAAGGTGTATAAAGTCGGAGAAGCCGATTTCCGCAAACGGTTGGACGAATTGGTTGAGCGATTGCAGCTGCAGGAACTGCTGAACCGTCCGGTTCGCAAATTGAGCCTCGGCCAACGGATGCGCTGCGAGCTGGTGGCTGCCCTGCTGCACAACCCGGGGATCGTCTTTTTGGACGAACCGACCATCGGCCTCGATATCGTCGTCAAGTCGGAAATCCGCGAGTTTTTGAAAGACATGAACAGAGAACATGGCACAACGATTCTGCTGACGACACATGACTTGCAGGATATTGAAGCATTGTGCTCCAGAGTGATCATGCTGGATGCGGGCAATATCATTTATGATGGCGGGCTTGATCATCTGAAGTCTCAGTGGGGGACGGAGCGCGAAATTCGCTTCAAATTCGGAAAGGCCTATCCGCTAAGCCGCATGCAGGAATGGACTGCCGAACTGCCTGTGCGCTGGACGGCGGAGAATGAATTGTCGGCTTCGGTTTGGATTCCGCTGGAGCTCAACGTGTCCGACGTGCTGGCCCGGGTAGTGGGACAAGCGGACATTACGGATATTCAAATCATCGAAACCAATACGGATGAGATTGTGCGCAGCATCTACCAATCCGGTTCTGCGGATCGCCCTGAAATCGCAGGCGCCGAGAACGAAGCGGCAGGTGTATCCTGA
- a CDS encoding ABC-2 family transporter protein — MNGAYLDFIRIRFLTMLAYRVNYYSGILIYTLNIGVYYFTWQAIYGSSGELGGFTAAQMTTYVAVSWMARAFYFNNLDREIAADIRDGTIAIQFIRPINYVMVKMMQGLGEGVFRFLLFMIPGMLIAILLFPVELPTAPSAWIGFLVMLFFSFLINSQINVITGLAAFFVENNEGMMRMKRVVVDLFSGLIVPISLYPGWLAAVMKVLPFQAITYLPGSVFTGRVEGTGIWNVLGLQVLWFVVLLIPMVLIWRQARKRLFVQGG; from the coding sequence ATGAACGGCGCTTATCTTGATTTTATACGCATTCGTTTTCTGACCATGCTGGCCTACCGGGTCAATTATTATTCCGGTATTCTGATATATACGCTTAACATCGGCGTGTATTACTTCACCTGGCAAGCTATCTATGGAAGCAGCGGCGAGCTTGGCGGTTTCACGGCAGCTCAGATGACGACCTATGTGGCCGTATCCTGGATGGCCCGGGCGTTTTACTTCAACAATCTGGACCGCGAGATCGCTGCGGACATCCGGGACGGCACGATTGCGATCCAATTCATACGACCGATCAACTATGTCATGGTCAAAATGATGCAGGGGCTCGGCGAAGGCGTATTCCGTTTTCTGCTGTTCATGATTCCGGGGATGCTGATTGCGATCCTGCTGTTCCCGGTTGAACTTCCGACCGCACCGTCGGCATGGATTGGATTTCTGGTCATGCTGTTCTTCAGCTTCCTGATCAACTCCCAGATCAACGTCATTACGGGGCTGGCCGCGTTTTTCGTCGAAAACAACGAAGGCATGATGCGCATGAAACGCGTAGTCGTCGATTTGTTTTCCGGCCTGATCGTGCCAATCAGCCTGTATCCGGGCTGGCTGGCGGCCGTGATGAAGGTGCTGCCCTTCCAGGCTATTACCTATTTGCCAGGCTCCGTGTTTACCGGACGGGTGGAAGGCACGGGAATCTGGAACGTACTGGGCCTGCAAGTATTATGGTTCGTCGTGCTGTTGATTCCGATGGTGCTGATCTGGCGCCAGGCGCGCAAGCGTCTGTTCGTGCAAGGAGGGTGA